The proteins below are encoded in one region of Alkalidesulfovibrio alkalitolerans DSM 16529:
- a CDS encoding endonuclease MutS2 → MERRTFQLLEFPKILSALADFAVTEAGRGLCLAAGPLPGAQAREEAHDLLVQALAWQGESGYTLPASPDLGGLFAYLGSPLAVLDLDALAAVRDVLAAARSLRQALAEYARRPWERLHGLVAGAAFPETLAAGIKRCLDTDGRLRDESSPELFSVRAEIRSINQTCTKRVKDFLQKEGLAPYLQEDYMTISSDRFVVPLKTSFKNRFPGIIHDYSQTGETCYFEPLFLVDVNNRLQELKQEEREEERKVLALLTSYARQDIEALKATAGLLAEVDFLLAKVALCRALDGVPLLPAEGRPLKLMEARHPLLVLAGEKTASQDISLLDDQLALIVSGGNAGGKTVCLKTLGLCSLMALSGLPVPAVEGSSLPCFQRIFAFLGDEQSLEEHLSTFTAQIKSLARAWPEVDADTLVILDEFGAGTDPAQGAALAQAVVDSIMERGAICACATHFPGLKAYGLTNPRVRSASVLFDPATKKPLFKLAYDQVGASIALDVAREHGLPAEILTRAEQNLLLDGGDSSKVLNRLNELAVERERELDSLKREQRKLDEKRKRLEERYKAESAKVLERLQAASQEIVRAWREGKIERKKALADLAKARESLQKPAASERPPEDVLSLDNLAIGEQVRYLPWDKSGVVQAIDIKRRQVKLDIGGVSLWVEIGDCARSTAPRESVKQSKVLVRAEAGEQLALDLRGLRAEEALASLARFCDQALLRGALRADVIHGKGSGALRREVHMFLKGFPAVARFALASEEEGGDGKTIIEFS, encoded by the coding sequence ATGGAACGCCGCACCTTCCAGCTTCTGGAATTTCCCAAGATTTTGTCCGCGCTGGCGGATTTTGCCGTGACCGAAGCCGGTCGCGGCCTTTGCCTTGCCGCCGGGCCGTTGCCGGGGGCCCAGGCACGGGAGGAAGCCCACGACCTTCTGGTCCAGGCCCTGGCCTGGCAGGGCGAGTCGGGCTATACGCTGCCAGCGTCTCCCGACCTTGGGGGGCTCTTCGCCTATCTGGGTTCGCCCCTTGCGGTGCTCGATCTCGATGCCCTGGCCGCCGTGCGTGACGTGCTCGCCGCAGCCAGGAGTCTCCGTCAGGCGCTGGCGGAGTACGCTCGTCGCCCTTGGGAGCGTCTGCACGGTCTCGTGGCCGGGGCGGCTTTTCCGGAAACGCTCGCGGCAGGCATAAAGCGCTGCCTGGACACTGACGGCCGGCTCAGGGATGAAAGCTCTCCCGAGCTTTTTTCCGTGCGCGCGGAGATTCGCTCGATCAATCAGACCTGCACCAAGCGGGTCAAGGATTTCCTCCAGAAGGAGGGGCTTGCGCCCTATCTTCAGGAGGACTACATGACCATCTCCTCCGATCGCTTCGTGGTGCCGCTCAAGACCAGTTTTAAGAACCGTTTTCCAGGCATCATCCACGACTATTCCCAGACCGGCGAGACCTGCTACTTCGAGCCGCTGTTTCTGGTGGACGTGAACAACCGCCTGCAGGAACTGAAGCAGGAGGAACGCGAAGAAGAGCGAAAGGTTCTCGCGTTGCTCACCTCGTATGCGCGCCAGGACATCGAGGCGCTCAAGGCCACGGCCGGGCTCCTGGCCGAGGTCGATTTTCTGCTGGCCAAGGTGGCTTTGTGCCGCGCGCTCGACGGCGTGCCGCTCCTGCCCGCCGAGGGACGACCGCTTAAGCTCATGGAGGCGCGTCATCCGCTGCTCGTCCTGGCGGGCGAAAAGACCGCGTCCCAGGATATCTCCCTGCTCGACGACCAGTTGGCCCTGATCGTCAGCGGCGGTAACGCTGGCGGCAAGACCGTCTGCCTGAAAACGCTCGGCCTGTGTTCGCTCATGGCCCTCTCGGGATTGCCCGTGCCTGCCGTCGAAGGCTCCAGCCTACCGTGTTTCCAAAGGATTTTTGCCTTTCTCGGCGACGAGCAGAGCCTCGAGGAGCACCTCTCCACTTTCACCGCCCAGATCAAATCGCTCGCGCGCGCCTGGCCCGAGGTGGACGCGGACACCCTGGTCATCCTCGACGAATTCGGCGCAGGCACCGACCCGGCGCAGGGAGCGGCCCTGGCCCAGGCCGTGGTGGACTCCATCATGGAGCGCGGTGCGATCTGCGCCTGCGCCACGCACTTTCCCGGACTCAAGGCCTACGGCCTGACCAATCCGCGCGTGCGCTCCGCCTCCGTGCTCTTCGATCCGGCGACCAAGAAGCCGCTTTTCAAGCTGGCCTACGATCAGGTCGGGGCCTCCATCGCCTTGGACGTGGCGCGCGAGCACGGTTTGCCCGCCGAGATACTGACGCGGGCCGAGCAGAACCTGCTTTTGGATGGCGGCGATTCATCCAAGGTACTCAACCGCCTGAACGAGTTGGCCGTGGAGCGCGAACGCGAACTCGACTCCCTCAAGCGCGAGCAGCGCAAGCTCGACGAGAAGCGCAAGCGTTTGGAAGAGCGATACAAGGCGGAGAGCGCCAAGGTGCTGGAACGGCTCCAGGCGGCCTCGCAGGAGATCGTGCGCGCCTGGCGCGAGGGTAAGATCGAACGCAAGAAGGCCCTGGCCGACCTGGCGAAGGCCCGCGAAAGCCTGCAAAAGCCCGCGGCGTCCGAGCGTCCTCCCGAGGACGTCCTGTCCCTGGACAACCTTGCCATCGGAGAGCAGGTGCGTTATCTGCCATGGGATAAGTCGGGCGTGGTTCAGGCCATCGATATTAAACGTCGTCAGGTCAAGCTGGACATCGGCGGCGTTTCGCTCTGGGTGGAGATCGGCGATTGCGCCCGTTCGACCGCCCCGCGAGAGTCCGTCAAGCAATCGAAGGTTCTGGTGCGCGCCGAGGCGGGCGAACAGCTTGCCCTGGATCTTCGCGGGCTACGGGCCGAGGAGGCCCTGGCCTCCCTGGCCCGGTTTTGCGATCAGGCGCTGCTTCGCGGCGCGTTGCGTGCGGATGTCATTCACGGCAAGGGAAGCGGCGCGCTCAGGCGCGAGGTGCACATGTTCCTGAAGGGTTTTCCTGCCGTGGCCCGGTTCGCGCTTGCCTCCGAGGAGGAGGGCGGCGACGGAAAAACGATCATCGAGTTCTCCTGA
- a CDS encoding transferase hexapeptide repeat containing protein translates to MREIEKLLEHIITRVSINLRKPYFDVAPYVRNLVPVDSHALYYAFYALTPNHPLYFSFKHSSLAGTYFLGKCEVDHSILYKSDIRGDELKAKGSTLEFDGIKVTLYDDEIIRIKDSMLVKTLVHANSHNPESLEIFRIINTVALHYSNIHGTTMEGCLLMPFATVDLSMCHDCVFGEFSYVQAGDLSHEKIEKGRIWVRAEGAFEFNYRFPDGVVDKYISLTPGSKPKGELIDFCESRKEDFIPIYSSVIPELGVEVPESAFVSPYAVVKGNCKVGNNVLVSQRAYIESSSLGDGANAQESCYIVNSTYDGMNVTAHGGKVINAHLGRKVFTGFNSFVRGKADAKITVGKECIIMPHTIIDAVEPITIPERNLVWGYITKQADLEANSLSLDEVAKIKGQFRLGNMSFDGLGSAFVKAFQNRIEHILEVNGAYCDCDDTKGHAQETQAISYNILQPYPEGALKGLCPTVTISPLVP, encoded by the coding sequence ATGCGAGAGATAGAAAAGCTCCTTGAGCACATCATCACCCGCGTAAGCATCAATTTGCGCAAGCCGTATTTCGATGTCGCGCCATATGTTCGCAACCTCGTTCCCGTGGACAGCCATGCGCTGTACTATGCGTTCTACGCCCTGACGCCAAACCACCCTCTGTATTTCAGTTTCAAGCATTCCAGCCTTGCGGGAACGTATTTTCTCGGTAAATGCGAGGTCGATCACAGCATTCTCTATAAGAGCGACATTCGTGGTGACGAATTGAAGGCGAAGGGAAGCACTTTGGAGTTCGACGGCATCAAGGTCACGCTGTACGATGACGAAATCATTCGCATCAAAGACAGCATGCTGGTCAAGACCCTGGTGCACGCCAATTCACACAACCCCGAGAGCCTTGAGATATTCCGCATCATCAACACCGTGGCGCTGCATTACTCGAACATTCATGGAACGACCATGGAAGGCTGCCTGCTCATGCCGTTCGCCACGGTCGATCTGTCCATGTGCCACGACTGCGTCTTCGGCGAGTTCTCCTATGTCCAGGCCGGGGATCTGAGCCACGAAAAAATCGAGAAAGGGCGCATCTGGGTGCGCGCCGAGGGCGCCTTTGAGTTCAACTATCGCTTCCCTGACGGCGTGGTGGACAAGTACATCAGCCTCACTCCCGGCTCTAAGCCTAAGGGCGAACTGATCGACTTCTGCGAGAGCCGCAAGGAAGACTTTATCCCCATCTACAGCTCGGTCATCCCCGAGCTGGGGGTGGAAGTTCCAGAGAGCGCGTTCGTCAGCCCTTATGCCGTGGTTAAGGGCAATTGTAAGGTGGGCAACAACGTGCTCGTCTCGCAGCGGGCCTACATCGAGTCGTCGAGCCTCGGCGATGGCGCCAACGCCCAGGAAAGCTGCTACATCGTCAATTCGACCTACGACGGCATGAACGTCACCGCACACGGCGGCAAGGTCATCAACGCCCATCTCGGCCGCAAGGTCTTCACCGGCTTCAACTCCTTTGTGCGCGGCAAGGCGGATGCCAAGATTACAGTGGGCAAGGAATGCATCATCATGCCCCACACCATCATCGATGCCGTCGAGCCCATCACCATCCCCGAGCGCAACCTTGTGTGGGGGTACATCACCAAGCAAGCCGACCTTGAGGCCAACTCCCTCTCGCTGGACGAGGTGGCTAAGATCAAGGGGCAGTTCCGGCTGGGCAACATGAGCTTCGACGGCCTCGGAAGCGCCTTCGTCAAAGCCTTCCAGAACCGCATCGAACACATCCTCGAAGTCAATGGCGCCTACTGCGATTGCGACGACACGAAGGGCCACGCCCAGGAGACCCAGGCCATCTCCTACAACATCCTGCAACCGTATCCCGAAGGCGCGCTGAAAGGGCTTTGCCCGACCGTGACCATCTCGCCTCTCGTTCCGTAG
- a CDS encoding GatB/YqeY domain-containing protein has protein sequence MSLQKTIESDYIKAYKAKEEVKVAALRMLKAALKNRQVELLRELTDGDVIEIVGRQAKQRKESIEQFDAAGRMDLSSREREELIILEAYLPAQMSDEELAAAIEAAVAEVQASSMKDMGAVMKALMAAHKGRFDGAKASAAVRARLS, from the coding sequence ATGAGCCTGCAAAAGACCATCGAATCCGACTACATCAAGGCCTACAAGGCCAAGGAAGAAGTCAAGGTGGCCGCCTTGAGAATGCTCAAGGCGGCCCTTAAGAACCGGCAGGTGGAACTGTTGCGCGAGCTGACCGACGGCGACGTCATCGAGATCGTCGGCCGCCAGGCCAAGCAGCGCAAGGAATCCATCGAGCAGTTCGATGCCGCTGGCAGGATGGATCTGTCGTCGCGCGAGCGCGAGGAACTGATCATCCTGGAGGCCTACCTGCCCGCCCAGATGTCGGACGAGGAACTGGCCGCCGCCATCGAGGCGGCCGTGGCCGAAGTCCAGGCGTCCTCCATGAAGGACATGGGCGCGGTCATGAAGGCTCTCATGGCGGCGCACAAGGGACGTTTCGACGGCGCCAAGGCCAGCGCCGCCGTGCGCGCCCGGTTGTCCTGA
- the dnaG gene encoding DNA primase — translation MGYDSGVIQELKSRLDLVEVVRRYVELRPAAGGRWMGPCPFHQETKGSFSVNQDLGFYYCFGCQATGDVIDFYGRINGLEFRDAVEALAAEAGVRLKALAPDPKADERRKLKNVCIEMHRVAQDYFRSTLNRASGRTVRDYLSRRSATPEVVERFGLGASLNEWEALKSHLSAKGFSEADGVAAGLYSKNDAGRVYDRFRGRLIFPIQDLAGKVIAFGGRVVDPKDTESAKYLNSSDSPIYKKGEHLYGLFQARPSMARSRRALLTEGYMDVLSLHQFGFADAVGVLGTALTPEQVRRLAGFCKRVDLVFDGDAPGRKAALKSAEMILGQGLACSVVLLPDGQDVDDLLKARGREGFAACLDEARDGLDFCLTEVRATGSAREVMEWARAFLSGLRERDWLAWYLPRVAEGLGLDEATLRRGFMTMVKGGGKAGAADAADAAGNASRSHGFGARHGGVGAESSAADRQLLAFVVLHPECWREFRDNEYDLVLESDWGRSFWEKIRDNGEGGYDTLLHLLDEDEKRFFGEKSGLPQHKGEAFAKAWEEMTRGLAAVICGRRRRHLQEALREAARRNDHEEVLRLTTALNDAMTDMCGRLNEQS, via the coding sequence ATGGGCTACGATTCCGGAGTCATCCAGGAGCTCAAGTCGCGTCTCGACCTCGTGGAGGTTGTCAGGCGCTATGTCGAGCTTCGTCCAGCCGCCGGAGGCAGATGGATGGGGCCGTGCCCCTTCCATCAGGAAACCAAGGGATCCTTTTCCGTGAATCAGGATCTCGGGTTTTACTATTGCTTTGGCTGCCAAGCTACCGGCGATGTGATCGACTTCTACGGCCGCATCAACGGCCTTGAGTTTCGTGACGCCGTCGAGGCGCTGGCCGCCGAGGCGGGAGTGCGTCTGAAGGCCCTGGCGCCGGACCCCAAGGCGGACGAGAGGCGAAAGCTCAAGAACGTCTGCATTGAGATGCACCGCGTGGCCCAGGACTATTTCCGGTCCACGCTCAACCGCGCCTCGGGCAGGACCGTGCGCGACTATCTTTCCCGGCGTTCGGCCACGCCCGAGGTAGTGGAGCGCTTCGGCCTTGGCGCGTCCCTGAACGAGTGGGAGGCGCTGAAGAGCCACCTTTCGGCCAAGGGCTTTTCCGAGGCCGACGGAGTGGCCGCCGGTCTGTATTCGAAGAACGATGCAGGCCGTGTCTATGACCGTTTTCGCGGTCGGCTGATCTTTCCCATCCAGGATCTCGCGGGCAAGGTGATCGCCTTCGGCGGCCGGGTAGTGGACCCCAAGGACACCGAATCCGCCAAGTATCTGAACAGCTCCGATTCGCCCATCTACAAGAAGGGCGAGCACCTGTACGGCCTGTTCCAGGCGCGGCCCAGCATGGCTCGCTCGCGCCGGGCGCTGCTCACCGAAGGCTACATGGACGTGCTCTCGCTGCACCAGTTCGGCTTCGCCGATGCGGTGGGCGTGCTCGGCACGGCGCTGACGCCAGAACAGGTCAGGCGGCTGGCGGGGTTCTGCAAGCGGGTGGATCTGGTTTTCGACGGCGACGCGCCGGGCCGCAAGGCTGCGTTGAAGAGCGCGGAGATGATCCTCGGCCAGGGATTGGCCTGTTCGGTGGTGCTTCTGCCCGACGGGCAGGACGTGGACGACTTGCTCAAGGCCCGCGGCCGCGAGGGGTTCGCCGCCTGCCTGGACGAGGCCAGGGACGGGCTCGATTTCTGTCTGACCGAGGTGCGCGCTACCGGTTCGGCGCGCGAGGTCATGGAGTGGGCGCGCGCCTTTTTGAGCGGCCTGCGCGAGCGCGATTGGCTGGCCTGGTACCTGCCGCGCGTGGCCGAAGGGCTCGGCCTCGACGAGGCGACGCTGCGGCGGGGCTTCATGACCATGGTCAAGGGCGGTGGGAAAGCGGGCGCGGCGGATGCAGCGGACGCAGCGGGAAACGCGTCCCGAAGCCATGGTTTCGGCGCGCGCCATGGGGGCGTGGGTGCCGAGAGCAGCGCCGCCGACAGGCAGCTTCTGGCGTTCGTGGTGCTGCATCCCGAATGTTGGCGGGAATTTCGCGATAACGAATATGACTTGGTTCTCGAATCCGACTGGGGACGCTCTTTTTGGGAGAAAATCCGCGATAATGGGGAAGGTGGCTACGATACGCTCCTTCATCTCCTCGACGAGGACGAAAAGCGGTTTTTCGGGGAAAAGAGCGGCTTGCCCCAACACAAGGGCGAGGCTTTCGCCAAGGCCTGGGAAGAAATGACGCGGGGACTTGCGGCCGTCATCTGCGGCCGTCGGCGTCGCCACCTTCAGGAGGCGCTGCGCGAAGCTGCGCGGCGCAACGATCACGAGGAAGTGCTCAGGCTGACCACGGCGCTCAACGACGCCATGACAGACATGTGCGGGAGGCTTAATGAACAATCTTAA
- a CDS encoding ABC transporter permease produces MLRFFPWLAVSAFLLPVAAGLAGTVLPAVGWFPALGRTSLDLSALRHLLEMPGLSAAVAVSLAVGFGSTVLALAVTVALCAAAHGTPFFSRLKGLLAPMLAAPHAAVAIGLAFVIAPSGWLMRLVSPWLTGFTQPPDLRIIQDPYGLAMIAGLLLKAVPYLLFMTIGALGQTQTIRFLAVARSLGYGGAAAWCKVILPQVYPQIRLPVYALLAFSLSVVDVGLILGPSTPPPLAVYVYRLFLDRDPAMILPGTAGALVQLAVVVGALGVWRLGEITAARLARDWLVSGGRGRGGRGGAVAVFGVAGAVWGVFGLGLSALVLWSVARSWWFPEALPSQWSLDAWRRALPELAWPLWNTIVVGVSAMAASLLLAVGCLENEARRGVRAARYTPWLLYAPLLVPQIAFMYGLQTLLVHLGLDGTLFAVILAHMLFVFPYVFLSLADPWRALDERYVRSALGLGASPMRAFWTVKLPLLLRPVAFAAAVGFAVSVSQYLPTIFAGAGRIPTLTTEAVTLAAGGDRRVAAVFALTQAALPFVVYALALQMPGALRIRPTGGARNMGATRRILPQSSRSS; encoded by the coding sequence ATGCTGCGTTTCTTCCCCTGGCTCGCGGTGTCGGCGTTCCTGCTGCCCGTGGCGGCGGGGCTCGCCGGAACCGTTCTGCCTGCCGTGGGCTGGTTTCCAGCCCTGGGGCGGACGTCCCTCGATCTTTCTGCCCTCCGGCATCTTCTTGAGATGCCTGGGCTTTCCGCTGCCGTGGCCGTCTCCCTGGCGGTCGGATTCGGCTCCACTGTCCTGGCCTTGGCCGTGACGGTGGCGCTGTGCGCAGCAGCCCACGGGACTCCGTTCTTTTCGCGGCTGAAGGGACTGCTCGCGCCCATGCTGGCCGCGCCGCACGCGGCCGTGGCCATCGGCCTGGCCTTTGTGATCGCTCCGAGCGGTTGGCTCATGCGCCTGGTATCGCCCTGGCTCACGGGCTTCACGCAGCCGCCGGATTTGCGCATCATCCAAGACCCTTACGGGCTGGCCATGATCGCGGGACTGCTGCTCAAGGCGGTTCCCTACCTCCTGTTCATGACCATCGGCGCGCTTGGACAGACCCAGACAATCCGTTTCCTGGCCGTGGCCCGTTCCCTTGGGTACGGAGGGGCGGCCGCCTGGTGCAAGGTGATCCTGCCCCAGGTCTATCCCCAGATCCGTTTGCCCGTGTACGCCCTGCTCGCCTTTTCCCTGTCCGTGGTGGACGTGGGCCTGATCCTCGGGCCATCCACGCCGCCGCCTTTGGCCGTCTACGTCTATCGTCTCTTCCTGGACCGCGATCCGGCTATGATCCTGCCTGGGACGGCCGGGGCGCTTGTGCAACTGGCCGTGGTCGTCGGTGCGCTCGGCGTCTGGCGGCTTGGAGAGATCACGGCGGCCCGCCTCGCGCGCGACTGGCTCGTATCGGGCGGCCGGGGGCGCGGGGGCAGGGGAGGGGCCGTGGCCGTGTTCGGCGTGGCCGGAGCCGTCTGGGGCGTCTTCGGCCTGGGGCTTTCGGCGCTCGTTCTGTGGTCCGTGGCCAGATCGTGGTGGTTTCCCGAGGCACTGCCCTCGCAATGGAGCCTCGACGCCTGGCGGCGCGCCCTGCCCGAATTGGCCTGGCCGTTGTGGAACACGATCGTCGTGGGCGTGTCGGCCATGGCCGCATCGCTCCTTCTGGCCGTGGGCTGCTTGGAGAACGAGGCCCGGCGCGGGGTGAGGGCCGCCAGATACACTCCGTGGCTGCTGTATGCGCCGCTTCTGGTGCCGCAGATCGCCTTCATGTACGGGCTACAGACTCTTTTGGTGCATCTGGGGCTGGACGGGACGCTCTTCGCGGTGATTCTGGCCCACATGCTGTTTGTCTTCCCGTACGTCTTCCTGTCGCTCGCCGATCCGTGGCGAGCCTTGGACGAGCGCTACGTCCGCTCTGCCCTGGGCCTTGGGGCCTCGCCCATGCGCGCCTTTTGGACCGTCAAGCTGCCGCTTCTGTTGCGGCCCGTGGCCTTTGCCGCAGCCGTGGGGTTCGCCGTGAGCGTCTCGCAATATCTGCCCACGATCTTTGCCGGGGCAGGGCGCATACCCACGCTGACAACCGAGGCCGTGACCCTGGCCGCGGGCGGCGATCGCCGCGTGGCGGCGGTCTTCGCCCTGACCCAGGCGGCGTTGCCGTTCGTCGTCTATGCCCTGGCGCTACAGATGCCGGGCGCACTTCGCATACGGCCTACCGGGGGAGCGAGAAACATGGGCGCAACGAGGCGGATATTGCCCCAATCTTCACGATCCTCCTAA
- a CDS encoding SLC13 family permease has translation MSAAEVVQNKPINWSKLFFMFLGPALFFTVYYSPPWPDAIDPLGVSFALSPEAKGALAVFLWAGIWWVFEVVPIGVTSLLIGTLQALFFIRPAREAFRAFMDPSVLFIFGSIVIGIVFTKTGLTRRLAYKMLKIVGERTSMIYLGCFFVTAFLTLFMAHTAVAATVYPLLLAIYSLYGEGDKVTKFGKGLFIGMAYVAGAGSIICLLGAARGMVALGFYKELMDTDITFFEYFYYNLPLGALMVVILWAFMMVFFKPEKATIPGLRKKVDELDKNMGPVTRNEILAGAIVLGVIAFMSLQSFIPALADYNKAAVLLVSTITFFIIKILDINDLEAIPWNIILLFAGAMSIGFCLWETGAAQWLAVNWLTIFQEAHWFVFVMGMTFFVLIMTNFIMNVAAIAISLPVALVVAPYLGVSGEVILFASLAAAGMPFLLLVGAAPNAIAYDSKQFTSGEFFKYGTIASAILMAMIGLFVMVVWPIMGMQVTLPAAG, from the coding sequence ATGAGCGCCGCTGAAGTTGTACAGAACAAGCCCATCAACTGGTCCAAGCTGTTTTTCATGTTCCTGGGCCCGGCCCTGTTCTTCACCGTCTATTATTCCCCTCCATGGCCCGACGCCATCGACCCGCTGGGCGTCAGCTTCGCCTTGAGCCCCGAGGCCAAGGGAGCGCTTGCCGTGTTCCTGTGGGCGGGCATCTGGTGGGTCTTCGAGGTCGTGCCCATCGGCGTCACCTCGCTGCTCATCGGCACGTTGCAGGCCCTGTTCTTCATCAGGCCCGCACGCGAGGCGTTTCGAGCCTTTATGGACCCTTCGGTGCTGTTCATCTTCGGCTCCATCGTCATCGGCATCGTCTTCACCAAGACCGGCCTGACCAGGCGGCTGGCCTACAAGATGCTGAAGATCGTGGGCGAACGCACGAGCATGATCTACCTGGGTTGCTTCTTCGTCACGGCCTTCCTGACCCTGTTCATGGCCCACACGGCCGTGGCCGCCACGGTCTATCCTCTGCTCCTGGCCATCTACAGCCTTTACGGCGAGGGCGACAAGGTCACCAAGTTCGGCAAGGGCCTGTTCATCGGCATGGCCTACGTGGCGGGCGCGGGCTCGATCATCTGTCTGCTCGGCGCGGCGCGCGGCATGGTCGCCCTGGGCTTTTACAAAGAATTGATGGATACGGACATCACCTTCTTCGAGTACTTTTACTACAATCTGCCTTTGGGCGCACTCATGGTCGTCATCTTGTGGGCTTTCATGATGGTCTTCTTCAAGCCCGAAAAGGCCACCATTCCCGGTCTGCGCAAGAAGGTGGACGAGCTCGACAAGAACATGGGCCCCGTGACCCGCAACGAGATCCTCGCCGGAGCGATCGTGCTCGGCGTCATCGCCTTCATGTCGCTGCAGTCCTTCATCCCGGCCTTGGCCGACTACAACAAAGCCGCGGTTCTGCTGGTCTCCACGATCACCTTCTTCATCATCAAGATTCTGGATATCAACGATCTGGAAGCCATTCCCTGGAACATCATCCTGCTCTTCGCGGGCGCCATGTCCATCGGCTTCTGCCTCTGGGAGACCGGCGCGGCCCAGTGGCTGGCCGTGAACTGGCTGACCATCTTCCAGGAAGCCCATTGGTTCGTCTTCGTCATGGGTATGACCTTCTTCGTGCTGATCATGACCAACTTCATCATGAACGTGGCAGCCATCGCCATATCGCTGCCCGTGGCCCTGGTCGTCGCCCCCTACCTCGGCGTGTCCGGCGAGGTCATCCTCTTCGCGTCCCTTGCCGCGGCGGGCATGCCCTTCCTGCTGCTCGTGGGTGCTGCGCCCAACGCCATCGCCTATGATTCCAAACAGTTCACCTCGGGCGAGTTCTTCAAGTACGGAACCATCGCCTCGGCGATCCTGATGGCCATGATCGGCCTGTTCGTCATGGTCGTCTGGCCCATCATGGGCATGCAGGTCACGTTGCCCGCAGCGGGTTGA
- a CDS encoding CBS domain-containing protein — MIPISEYVAVKETDTLYECFLAFEKYKQERGDKRAHRDALVFSEKGEIVGVLTMLDIFLALEPTYKKILQQKSSHTALLSEYVSNMYREYDLWPESLDKVCSRAASLKVGDVIGPLADHKYVDADDSLDKALHRYVLGIRQPLLVRSGGKIVGVVRYGDLFEEVRRRMLACVMD, encoded by the coding sequence ATGATTCCGATTTCGGAATACGTCGCCGTAAAAGAGACCGACACGTTGTATGAGTGTTTTCTGGCCTTCGAGAAGTACAAACAGGAAAGAGGGGACAAGAGGGCTCACCGCGACGCTCTCGTGTTCTCGGAAAAAGGTGAGATAGTCGGCGTGTTGACCATGCTCGACATTTTTCTCGCCCTCGAACCCACCTACAAGAAGATTCTACAGCAAAAGAGCTCTCATACCGCGCTCTTGAGCGAGTATGTCTCAAACATGTACCGCGAGTACGATCTGTGGCCTGAATCCCTGGACAAGGTCTGTTCCAGGGCTGCATCGCTGAAGGTCGGCGATGTCATCGGCCCTTTGGCCGACCACAAGTACGTGGATGCCGACGACAGCCTGGACAAGGCGTTGCACCGCTACGTCCTGGGCATCCGCCAGCCGTTGCTGGTCCGGTCGGGAGGCAAGATCGTCGGTGTTGTGCGCTACGGAGACCTCTTTGAAGAGGTTCGCAGGCGGATGCTGGCCTGCGTGATGGACTAG
- the rpsU gene encoding 30S ribosomal protein S21, translated as MPGVILDDSDNFDISLRRFKKQIEKAGVLSELKKRQHYEKPSVQRKKKKAAARKRLLKKMRKMNMS; from the coding sequence TTGCCCGGAGTCATTCTCGACGACAGCGACAATTTCGATATTTCGCTGCGCCGTTTCAAGAAGCAGATCGAAAAGGCCGGCGTGCTGTCCGAGCTCAAGAAGCGCCAGCACTACGAAAAGCCCAGCGTGCAGCGCAAGAAGAAGAAGGCCGCCGCACGCAAGCGCCTGCTCAAGAAAATGCGCAAGATGAACATGTCCTGA